A section of the Parasteatoda tepidariorum isolate YZ-2023 chromosome 6, CAS_Ptep_4.0, whole genome shotgun sequence genome encodes:
- the LOC107444540 gene encoding sepiapterin reductase, whose product MSEFVQSAVNWQIPTFLIVTGASRGLGQTLAIEFCKKLCDGSDAFLLARDKSKLTLTQDAISSTTSVKPQIVAIDLALPDSPSYEHLLTKYAQKSYSQVILIHNAGTLGDVSKTAANCTSSSEIRDYFDLNVHSAMFLTSAFLKVFEKSERKLIINISSLAAIQPFQGWNLYCTGKAAREMYFRVLAEENKNSVVVLNYAPGPLVTDMLPQILHQALPEIRQQFESAQNQNQLLTCDYTVQRLLGILERSRFKSGDHVDVFDLNY is encoded by the exons ATGTCAGAATTCGTCCAATCTGCAGTCAATTGGCAAATACCGACATTCCTTATTGTGACTGGGGCCAGTCGAGGACTTGGACAAACTTTAGCGATTGAATTCTGTAAGAAATTGTGCGATGGCAGTGATGCTTTCTTATTAGCTCGtgataaatctaaattaacatTAACCCAGGATGCTATTTCATCTACTACTTCTGTTAAACCACAAATCGTTGCTATAGATCTGGCTCTTCCAGATAGTCCTAGTTATGAGCATCTTTTAACTAAATATGCTCAGAAAAGCTACAGCCAGGTTATATTAATTCATAACGCTGGAACATTAGGTGATGTGTCAAAAACAGCTGCAAATTGTACTTCTTCTTCAGAGATCCGAGATTATTTTGATCTGAATGTGCATTCTGCCATGTTCCTAACTTCAGCATTCCTCAAAGTCTTTGAAAAGTCTGAAAGAAAGCTAATTATCAACATATCCTCCTTAGCAGCTATTCAACCATTTCAAGGATGGAATTTATATTGCACAG GAAAAGCTGCTAGAGAGATGTATttcagagttcttgcagaagaaaacaaaaattcagtTGTAGTTCTGAACTATGCTCCTGGGCCATTAGTGACAGACATGTTACCACAAATTCTGCATCAGGCACTGCCAGAAATTAGACAACAATTTGAAA GTGCTCAGAATCAAAATCAATTACTCACTTGTGATTATACAGTACAGAGGCTCTTGGGAATTCTGGAAAGATCAAGGTTTAAATCTGGAGACCATGTGGATGTCTTTGACCTTAACTATTAG